A single genomic interval of Mycolicibacterium holsaticum DSM 44478 = JCM 12374 harbors:
- a CDS encoding MbtH family protein: MSINPFDDDKGSFLVLVNDEEQHSLWPAFADVPAGWRVVYGEADRASCLDYIEQNWPDIRPKSLRERLAQGRTIDK; the protein is encoded by the coding sequence TTGAGCATCAATCCTTTCGACGACGACAAGGGCAGCTTTCTTGTGTTGGTCAACGATGAGGAGCAACATAGCCTGTGGCCGGCGTTCGCCGACGTTCCAGCCGGGTGGCGGGTCGTCTACGGCGAAGCGGACCGCGCCTCATGTCTGGACTACATAGAGCAAAACTGGCCCGATATTCGACCGAAGAGTCTGCGTGAGAGGTTGGCACAGGGCAGGACTATTGATAAGTAA
- a CDS encoding cytochrome P450, with protein MSETVQTGLPPGPRLPMLAQSVMMLRHGLDYLTACQRRYGDIFTLRHPMVGTVVYVVDPEAIKTVFVGDPRVFHGGEGHQILRGVLGDSSLFVIDEDEHRDRRRLMMPAFLRDAVAHQAGPMVEIAAANIATWPVGNSFPAAEKTAEIALEVILRTVVGATEPTRLAALREVVPRLLYLTPWETLAVAKPNLQRLRPWRALRRRFAEVDALLYAEIADRRADPDLAKRTDSLAVLVRAADDDGRTMDDRELRDQLLTLILAGHETTATSLAWALERLTRHPATLAKAVQAADASAAGDPAGDEYLDAVVRETLRIRPVIFSSGRVLTEPTEVGGYLLPAGVAVDVSIGLAHANAEVYPDPEKFDPDRMVGSSFTPTTYLPFGGGSRRCLGATFAMVETHVVLREILRRVELCTTTEPDEKQKLKHVTFVPHRGARITVRGLRDVASDPQGASASRCPVDTADTTSPSDSRRQ; from the coding sequence ATGAGCGAAACCGTGCAAACAGGCCTACCACCAGGCCCTCGGCTTCCCATGCTGGCGCAGTCGGTGATGATGTTGCGCCACGGGTTGGACTATCTAACCGCATGTCAACGGCGCTACGGCGACATATTCACGCTGCGCCATCCGATGGTGGGCACGGTCGTTTACGTTGTGGATCCTGAGGCCATCAAGACGGTGTTCGTCGGTGATCCCCGCGTGTTTCACGGCGGTGAAGGCCACCAGATCTTGCGGGGGGTGCTCGGCGACAGCTCGTTGTTCGTCATCGACGAAGACGAACACCGCGACCGGCGTCGCCTCATGATGCCGGCGTTTCTCCGCGACGCTGTTGCGCACCAGGCAGGCCCAATGGTCGAGATCGCCGCGGCAAACATCGCCACCTGGCCGGTGGGCAACAGTTTTCCTGCGGCGGAAAAGACAGCCGAGATCGCGCTGGAAGTGATCCTGCGGACTGTCGTCGGCGCCACGGAGCCGACGCGGCTGGCCGCACTCCGCGAGGTGGTGCCGCGGCTGCTCTATCTGACCCCGTGGGAGACGTTGGCCGTTGCGAAGCCGAACCTGCAGCGCTTGCGGCCGTGGCGAGCGCTGCGCCGGCGGTTCGCCGAGGTCGACGCGCTGCTCTACGCCGAGATCGCCGATCGGCGCGCCGATCCGGACCTGGCCAAACGCACCGATTCGCTGGCCGTGCTGGTCCGCGCCGCCGACGACGACGGCCGCACTATGGACGACCGCGAACTGCGCGACCAGCTACTCACGCTGATCCTGGCCGGGCACGAGACCACCGCGACGTCGCTGGCCTGGGCGCTGGAGCGGCTCACCCGACACCCTGCCACGCTGGCCAAGGCCGTGCAGGCCGCGGATGCCAGCGCCGCCGGCGATCCGGCCGGTGACGAGTACCTCGACGCGGTGGTGCGGGAGACATTGCGGATCCGTCCGGTGATCTTCAGCTCCGGACGCGTCCTGACCGAACCGACCGAGGTCGGCGGCTACCTCCTGCCTGCCGGCGTCGCGGTGGACGTGTCGATCGGGCTCGCGCACGCCAACGCTGAGGTGTACCCGGATCCGGAAAAGTTCGACCCGGACCGAATGGTCGGCTCATCGTTCACTCCGACCACCTACCTGCCGTTCGGCGGCGGCAGCCGCCGCTGCCTCGGCGCCACTTTCGCGATGGTCGAGACGCACGTGGTGCTCCGCGAGATCCTGCGCCGGGTCGAGTTGTGCACCACCACGGAGCCCGACGAGAAGCAGAAGCTGAAGCACGTCACGTTCGTGCCGCACCGTGGCGCGCGCATCACCGTCCGCGGGTTAAGGGATGTCGCGTCGGACCCGCAGGGTGCGTCGGCATCGCGGTGCCCGGTCGACACCGCGGACACCACGTCGCCGAGCGACTCGCGGCGGCAGTAG
- a CDS encoding glycosyltransferase, which translates to MKFVLASYGSRGDIEPLVAVGRELLRRGHEVQMAVPPDLIGFAEAAGPSAVAYGPDLQAVLDAHRVFWTHFFRRFWKVRELVEHRREVVEPFLQCWKDIIATLTSLAEDADLLFTGVNFEDAAGNVAEYYDIPLATLHMFPLRANGKFVPFLPAPLGRLAMKAGEWLAWRKAKKVEGVQRGELALPKATAPSPWRLTERGCLEIQAYDEVCFSGLAREWAEWADQRPFVGALTLDLPTDADDEVASWIAAGTPPIFFGFGSLSVDSGTETLAMISAACAQLGERALVCSAGTEFSQAPGGEHVKVVTAMNYAAAFPACRAVVHHGGTGTTAAGLRAGVPALILSTDLDQTLWGTRIKRLKVGTARRFSGTNEKTLISDLRTILEPQYAARAREVAARMTKPAESVATVADLVEKLAERGQRR; encoded by the coding sequence ATGAAATTTGTGCTGGCAAGCTACGGAAGCCGCGGTGACATCGAACCGTTGGTTGCCGTTGGCCGCGAGTTGTTACGCCGCGGGCATGAGGTGCAGATGGCTGTGCCGCCCGACCTGATCGGCTTTGCGGAGGCCGCAGGCCCGAGCGCGGTCGCGTACGGACCAGATCTTCAGGCCGTGCTCGACGCGCACCGCGTCTTCTGGACCCATTTCTTCCGCCGGTTCTGGAAAGTGCGAGAACTGGTCGAACATCGGCGCGAAGTGGTGGAGCCCTTCCTGCAGTGCTGGAAGGACATCATCGCGACGCTGACGTCGCTTGCCGAGGACGCCGACCTGCTGTTCACCGGGGTGAACTTCGAGGACGCCGCGGGCAACGTCGCCGAGTACTACGACATCCCGTTGGCCACCCTGCATATGTTTCCGTTGCGGGCCAACGGAAAGTTCGTGCCATTTCTGCCTGCGCCGCTGGGTCGTCTGGCCATGAAGGCCGGCGAGTGGTTGGCGTGGCGCAAGGCGAAGAAGGTCGAAGGTGTACAGCGCGGTGAACTGGCCCTTCCGAAGGCCACCGCACCGTCGCCGTGGCGGCTCACCGAACGCGGCTGCCTGGAAATCCAGGCCTACGACGAGGTTTGCTTTTCCGGGCTGGCGCGCGAATGGGCGGAGTGGGCGGATCAGCGTCCGTTCGTCGGCGCCCTGACTCTGGATCTGCCCACCGACGCCGATGACGAGGTCGCATCGTGGATCGCGGCGGGCACACCGCCGATCTTCTTCGGCTTCGGCAGCTTGTCGGTCGATTCCGGCACCGAGACGCTCGCGATGATCAGCGCGGCCTGCGCTCAGTTGGGCGAACGGGCGTTGGTGTGTTCGGCCGGAACTGAGTTCAGCCAGGCGCCCGGCGGCGAACACGTCAAGGTGGTGACCGCGATGAACTACGCGGCGGCGTTTCCCGCCTGCCGCGCGGTCGTACACCACGGTGGCACCGGCACGACTGCCGCGGGGCTGCGCGCCGGGGTGCCCGCGTTGATCCTTTCGACCGACCTTGACCAGACGCTATGGGGAACGCGCATCAAGCGGCTCAAAGTCGGTACCGCCCGCCGCTTTTCGGGGACGAACGAGAAAACGCTGATCTCTGACCTGCGCACGATTCTCGAGCCTCAGTACGCGGCCCGGGCCCGCGAGGTGGCCGCTCGAATGACCAAGCCTGCCGAAAGCGTCGCCACCGTCGCCGATCTCGTGGAGAAGCTCGCCGAGCGAGGTCAGCGGCGCTGA
- a CDS encoding glycosyltransferase produces the protein MKFVLSFYGTRGDVEPGVAVGRELVRRGHDVCMAVSPDLVGFAESAGPAAVPCGPDVRVWQDVNRDFWARFLRKFWRNFWRVGELKDLLREDWRLLAQCWDDVSTTLLTHAKDADLLFTGVLGEEAAGNVAEHYGIPLATLHVFPIRANGQLVPGLPARVGRSVMRTSEWLGWPLMKKLDDKQRRELGLPKATGPSPWRIAERGSLEIQAYDPVCFPGLADEWAEWDGRRPFVGALTMGLAGEADDEVASWIAAGTPPICFGFGSMPVESAADTLAMISGACAQLGERALVCAGSSDFSHVPDFENVKVVGTMNYSAAFPACRAVVHHGGAGTTAASLRAGVPTLVLSTDLDQTLWGARVKKLKVGTARRLSATTEKSLVADLRTILQPEYVARAREVGAKMLQPAESVAAAADLLEAFARVKHAA, from the coding sequence ATGAAGTTTGTGTTGTCGTTCTACGGGACTCGTGGCGATGTTGAACCCGGCGTCGCGGTAGGCCGTGAGTTGGTGCGCCGCGGGCACGACGTGTGCATGGCCGTCTCACCCGATCTGGTCGGCTTCGCCGAGTCGGCCGGGCCCGCGGCGGTCCCCTGCGGGCCCGATGTGCGGGTATGGCAGGACGTGAACCGCGACTTCTGGGCCCGATTCCTGCGCAAGTTCTGGCGGAACTTCTGGCGTGTCGGCGAGCTCAAGGACCTGCTGCGCGAGGACTGGCGGCTGTTGGCCCAATGCTGGGATGACGTCAGCACGACGCTGCTGACGCACGCCAAGGACGCCGACCTGCTGTTCACCGGCGTGCTCGGCGAGGAGGCCGCAGGCAACGTCGCAGAGCATTACGGCATCCCGTTGGCCACGCTGCACGTATTTCCGATCCGCGCCAACGGACAACTCGTTCCGGGCTTGCCTGCCAGGGTGGGTCGGTCGGTGATGCGGACGTCGGAATGGTTGGGCTGGCCGCTGATGAAGAAACTCGACGACAAGCAGCGTCGTGAACTGGGCTTGCCGAAGGCCACGGGCCCCTCGCCGTGGCGGATCGCCGAACGCGGATCGTTGGAGATTCAGGCCTACGATCCGGTGTGCTTTCCGGGGCTCGCCGATGAATGGGCGGAATGGGATGGCCGACGACCGTTTGTCGGCGCGTTGACGATGGGCCTTGCGGGGGAGGCCGACGACGAGGTCGCCTCATGGATCGCCGCGGGAACACCGCCGATTTGCTTCGGCTTCGGCAGCATGCCGGTGGAATCTGCCGCCGACACCCTCGCCATGATCAGCGGGGCGTGTGCGCAACTGGGCGAACGGGCGTTGGTGTGCGCTGGATCCAGCGACTTCAGCCACGTCCCGGATTTCGAGAACGTCAAGGTTGTCGGCACGATGAACTACTCGGCGGCGTTTCCCGCGTGCCGCGCGGTGGTGCACCACGGCGGTGCGGGCACCACGGCCGCGAGCCTGCGCGCCGGGGTACCCACGCTGGTGCTGTCCACCGACCTCGATCAGACGCTGTGGGGGGCTCGGGTCAAGAAGCTGAAGGTGGGCACCGCTCGGCGGCTTTCGGCCACCACCGAGAAGTCGCTGGTCGCAGATCTGCGCACGATTCTGCAGCCTGAATATGTGGCTCGGGCCCGCGAGGTCGGCGCCAAGATGCTGCAACCCGCCGAAAGTGTCGCGGCCGCTGCCGATCTCCTGGAAGCCTTCGCCCGCGTCAAGCATGCCGCCTGA